One genomic region from Agelaius phoeniceus isolate bAgePho1 chromosome 23, bAgePho1.hap1, whole genome shotgun sequence encodes:
- the LOC129129467 gene encoding myelin protein zero-like protein 2, producing the protein MRTWLRAALVLGAQLRALWLAAAVEVHTAKEVVAVNGTNQRLKCTFSSSSPVSQQLSVSWNFQPEDLSAHEPVFYFLKEPYQPPSGRFKDRVTWDGNIERHDVSIMVWNLKPSDNGTFTCQVTNWPDVYGTIGEVRLRVVQKVSFSEIHFLAVAIGSASGLMIIVVTAVIICRQRRRKARDRRTEAADTERKEKESLKMGEKKESIPLED; encoded by the exons ATGCGCACCTGGCTGCGCGCTGCGCTCGTCCTTGGGGCGCAGCTCCGAG CGCTGTGGCTGGCGGCAGCAGTGGAAGTTCACACTGCCAAGGAGGTGGTGGCCGTGAACGGGACCAACCAGCGGCTGAAATGCaccttctccagcagcagccccgtgagCCAGCAGCTGTCAGTGAGCTGGAACTTCCAGCCCGAGGACCTGAGCGCCCACGAGCCC GTGTTTTACTTCCTGAAGGAGCCCTACCAGCCCCCCTCGGGAAGGTTTAAGGACCGAGTCACCTGGGATGGGAACATTGAGCGCCACGACGTTTCCATCATGGTCTGGAACCTGAAGCCCAGTGACAATGGGACCTTCACCTGCCAGGTGACAAACTGGCCAGATGTCTATGGCACCATCGGGGAGGTGCGGCTCCGGGTTGTGCAGAAAG TGAGCTTCTCAGAGATCCATTTCCTGGCCGTGGCCATCGGCTCAGCCTCTGGGCTGATGATCATCGTGGTGACAGCCGTGATCATCTGCCGGCAGCGCCGCAGGAAGGCGCGAGACAGGAGGACGGAGGCGGCGGACACCGAGCg TAAAGAAAAGGAGAGTCTgaagatgggggaaaaaaaggaatccATTCCATTGGAAGATTAA
- the MPZL3 gene encoding myelin protein zero-like protein 3 produces the protein MRRPGAAGPGGRLLLLLLPRGALLLLGVCNALSLEIKVSPKVRAFVGEQALLKCSFRSSSPITESLLVDWTYRPLTGGQMETIFHYRSVPHPATGGRFKDRIIWVGNVANGDASIAIQSPELSDNGTFICSVKNPPDVYHNIPQTVLLVTQRGLAFQLSSAALLSILVFLPSALVVVLLLVRMGRKFRVLKEKGKCGYKKSSIEVSDEPEHPDRAGCGGKLKEWCLNCLDTDEEDPY, from the exons ATGCGGCGCCCaggggcggcggggcccggcggccgcctcctcctcctcctcctcccgcggggggctctgctgctgctcg GCGTCTGCAATGCTCTTTCCCTGGAAATTAAAGTCAGTCCTAAAGTCCGAGCTTTTGTGGGCGAGCAAGCGCTGCTGAAATGCTCCTTCAGATCCAGCTCCCCCATCACCGAGAGCCTGCTGGTGGACTGGACCTACCGGCCCCTCACCGGGGGCCAGATGGAGACA attTTCCACTATCGGTCCGTCCCACACCCCGCAACAGGGGGGAGGTTCAAGGACAGGATAATCTGGGTTGGGAACGTTGCCAACGGTGATGCCTCCATCGCCATCCAAAGCCCGGAGCTCAGCGACAACGGGACATTCATCTGCAGCGTGAAGAACCCTCCAGATGTTTATCACAACATTCCCCAGACCGTGCTGCTGGTGACACAGCGGG GCCTGGCCTTccagctgagctcagcagctctgctctccatcctggTGTTTCTCCCTTCTGCCCTCGTGGTCGTTCTGCTGCTGGTGAGGATGGGGAGGAAATTCCGGGTGctgaaggagaaaggaaaatgtggCTACAAGAAATCCTCCATTGAAGTGTCTGATGA GCCTGAGCACCCAGACAGGGCTGGCTGCGGGGGGAAGCTCAAGGAGTGGTGCCTGAACTGCCTG GACACGGATGAGGAAGATCCCTACTGA